TGTCTCCTGTCCTTTATCAGTTGTGGAGACTCGCAAGTAGAGAGCAGCTCTAATCGTCATGCTTCAACCCTATCAAGAGAGGACCCTTTTTTGATAGGGTCTTTACTCACAACTCTCACCCTGATTTCAGGCTGTTTCAGCCTCGTCAATTTATACTCCTTTTTTGATAGTCCTCGATTGCTTAGTACCTAATCAACGATCGCAAATGCGTCTCTCAGATTCTGATGCATTCGGCCTCTAGTGGATTAGTTGCAGAGAAGGCAATAGAGTAACGGAATAACAATCCTTTCAGCCTTGGTGACAGTTTTGAGGCCTCAGGAAGCAGAGTAAGTTCTCGCAAAGCTTTGTAGCTTAATTCATTGCTCTTGGTTGGCTGGCCTGACTGTTTAACTCAAAGTCAGAGCTTCGCCTTTTGCCACTGCTGTTCTAACTTAGCTTGTGTAACCTTTATATCAACCAAGTAACGGATGCGCGTAATTATGGCTTGGATATCATTCAGCGTCTTGGTGCGGGCTGCGAGCAATTCTTCAAAGCTGCTTTGGTCATTCATACTTGCGTAACCTGATAGGGCTCCATTAGCCAGTAGTGCCAGAATTCCCGAATCTGTAGACTGTACATCCAAAAACTCTTCATAAGGGGTTTCGTCGAATGAGAATGCCACCCAGAACCCGAGCGATTGTACTTTTATCGTTGCTGCCCTGATCGGAGGTGATCCCAATCATCCTTTTGAGATGGAGCCGCTTTTCTAGCGCTTCAGCAACAATTTCATCTTCCTACAAAAGATCGGTGATCGCCTTCACCAACGTATCGGGTTCCACAGGCTTTGTAATGTGGGCTTGAAAGCCTACCTGAAGTGCTTTTTGTTGGTCAACCTCTGCGGCATAGGCAGTCAGGGCAATCGCGGGAATCATCCCACCGTACTGGGGGGGTCGCGATCGAATTTGCTGGAGTAGCATATAGCCGTTCATCTCCGCCATCCCAATGTCACTCACTAGTACATCAGGCATTGAGCGTTCTAAGGCAAGCAATGCTTCTAATCCAGAAGCAACAGCTTTCACTTTTGCTCCGTTTTGTTCCAATAGAAACGCTTGAACCTCACGGGTATCTGGCTCATCATCTACCAGCAAAATGTGAATGCCTTCTAGTGGCAGTCCGGCATCAATTTGGGTCTGGACAGGTTCCGATTCGATCGCTGCTACCCCCATCGCTGGCAATTGCACAGTGAAGGTTGCGCCTTGCCCTTCCCCCTGGCTCGCGGCTCGCACGGTTCCCCCATGCATTTCCACAATTTGCCGCGCGATCGCCAGGCCCAATCCCAAGCCGCCAAACTTGCGCGTGGTTGAACCATCCTCCTGCCGAAAATACTCAAACAGATAAGGCAAGAATTGCGGATTAATCCCTTTACCCGTGTCGATGACTCGAATTTGAGCCAGTTGATTCAGTTGCCTCAGTTCAACCGTGATTTGTCCGCCACTCGGGGTGAACTTGACCGCATTACTCAGCAAGTTCCAGAAGACCTGTTGTAACCGGGCAGCATCACCCGAAATCGGCACAACGGTATGGTCAAGATCAAGCTGTAGCCGAATGTGTTTCGCCTCTGCTGCCAAACGCACGGTTTCAATCGCTGCAGAAATGACGAACGTCAAACTCACGGGAGCCGCTGTTAGCGACAGCTTGCCTTGCATAATGCCGGAGATGTCAAGTAAGTCTTCAATTAGCTGTTTTTGAAGTTTGGCATTCCGTTCGATCGTTTTTAAGGCTTCGGCTTGGCGGACTGCATTGAGTTTGCCGTTTTGCAGTAGCTGCGTCCACCCCAAAATCGGGCTCAGGGGCGACCTCAACTCGTGGGACAGCACGGCGAGAAATTCATCTTTAATGCGGTTCGCTCGTTCTGCTTCTTCTCGCGCAGCCTGTTCGCGCTCTAAAACTTGTCTACGTTCTGATTCAGTCTGTCGCTGTTCAATTAAGTCGGCAGCTTGACGCACCAACAGATCCAGAAAACGGAGTTCTCGCTCAGTCGGTCGGTGGTGCTTGCGCCAGTGGGTTGAAACTACACCGATCGCTCTGCCTGAACGGGAGATCAGTGGCGTGGACTGGGCAGAGCGATAGCCAGCGTTGACATGTATCCGTAAAGCACCACAGGGGTCGTCGCACTCTGGCATATCAAAATCAATGAAGGCGCGAGTCCCCCTGAGTAAAGCAAGGCCACAGGAGGTGTTTGAACTTGCATTCACTCGATCAAAATGGTCGGTTGTCGTTTGGTCAAAGCCCTTTGATGCGAGCAACACTAATTCTTGCGTCGCTTTGTCTAAGATTTGAACGGTGCCCGCATCAGCGCGTGTCAGCGTGATGGCAGTCGCCATAATTTCGTCGTAAAGCACTTGAATGTTGTCTTCAGTGATCAGTTGTGTGCTCAAGTCGCGCAAGAGCCGCGTATTTTCCAGGTCAGTGGTGATGATGGCTTCTGCTTGCTTGCGATCGCTGATGTCAATCACGGAACCGATGAATCCCTTAAATTGACCATCGACTCCAAACCAAGGACTGGCCGCATCGATCGCCCAACGATACTCCCCGTCTTGGGCTCGCAGCCGATATTCCAACCGAAAGGCTTCATAACGCTCGTTCGCACTCAGGAAAATGGCTTTAGACTCTTCACAGTCTTCTGGATGAATTGCATTTAGCCACCCAAACCCCAAGCCTGTTTCTTCAGTTTGACCTGTAAACTCATACCAACTTCGGCTGAGATAGGTGCAAGCGCCCGTAGAGTCAGTCACCCGAACCATAACAGGGGCGTTATCTGCCATGTTGCGGAATCGCTCCTCGCTCTCGCGGAGGGCGGTTTCGGCTTGAATCTGGGCAGTGACGTTATTGAAATAAACCGCAATCCCGTTGGCGGCGGGATAAGTGCGGACATAGTACCAGCAATCGTGGTCGGGGTAAAACGTCGTCACTGTCCCCGGTACGCGGTCGTGCATGGCTCCATGATAGATGGCTGCCAATTCGTTGCCGACGGCACCTGGATATTCTTCCCAAAAATTCTTCCCAATCAGGTCGCCCGGTGTCCGATCGAGCAACACTTCAGCCGCTCGATTTATATAAGTAAACCGCCAGTCTTGATCTAAAGCAAAGAATGCTTCCTCAATGCTTTCCAGAATGTTTCGAGTCTTCTCCTCGCTTTCGCGCAAGGCAGCTTCCGCTTGAACTTGCTCGGTGACGTTTCTGAAGTAGACAGTGATTCCGTCTGCGGCAGGATAGGCGTGGGCTTCATACCAACAGTTATGGTCAGGATAGAACGAGGTAAGCGAAGAAGCAACCCGCTTGCTGGCAGCTTGGCGATAGGCTCGCTCGAATTCCGTACCGACGGTGCCCGGATATACTTCCCAGATCACCTTGCCGAGCAGATCGCCTGGAGTCAGATCAAGGATGCGTTCTGCCTGCGGATTCACATAGGTAAACCGCCAATCTTGGTCAAGCGCGAAGAATCCGTCGGTAATGCTCTCCAAGATATTTTTGCTCTGCGCTTCGCTTTGCTGCAAAGCGGTTTCAGCTTGTTTGCGTTCGTCTTCGACGCGCTTGCGACCGCTAATATCATTAAAGAGAATTGCCACTTTTCTCTCGTCTGGGTGCCCAATGCGAAACGCATAAACGTCATACCAACGGTTTAAGGCGGCAGCACGATTCTCAAAGCGTTTGGGTTCACCCGTTAGAGCAATGTTGCCATAAATCTCAAACCAATGCCCTTCGTGATTCGGAGCTAATTCACGGATTCGCTTGCCTTGAGCGTCGATCAGTCCCGTTTGCTTCTCAAAGGCAGGATTGATTTCTAAGAAGCGGTAATCGAACGGCTGACTGTTTCCATCAAACAGCACCTCAATGACACAAAAGCCTTGATCGATTGATTCAAACAAGGTGCGATATTTGGCTTCTGACTCGCGCAGGGCGGCTTCGGCCAAGGCACGTTCTGCGGCTGCCCAGGTCTGTTCTGCGGTTTCTTCAACCAGTTTGATCTCGGTCTCCGTCCACTGACGCGGCGTGGATTGTTGAGCGGCAAGCAGGGCAACGAATTGATTGTTTTTGATCAGCGGCACATCAATGTGTGCAGCAATATCAATCTCACGGTATCTCGTCTTTTGGACATCCGTATATTTGGGATCATTGGGAATATCGGTTACAACTTGGGTGTGCCCAACCTGATGGTCAGCAGTTAGGTTGCGCCGGTAGTCCTCTAGACGGTATCGTCCGCTCAACTGGGCTACACCACTGGTGTAGTTGCAATGAACGATGACCTCCTCACCAGCCGGCTCCACCTCGACGTAAATGACACGACTTGCCCCTAAAGCTTCACCCAAAATACGAGCGGCGATCGCTTGTATCTCTGAAGCATCGGTGAGCGGGCGGAGGGCTTCTGCTAATTTGACTCGGAACGCATTGAGCTGCTTTGCCTGGGATAGGACAGTAGAGTTATCCTGTTGCTCTTGGGCGTCTGGCTGCGTCTGTTCGGGGGATTTGGTTTGATCCAGTTCAGTGAGTAGAATCTGCACTGCCGTTTTTAGGTCGTCTGACCAGGTTTCGACAGCACCCAATGGCGTTTGCGACCAATCGTGCGATCGCAGGAATGTTTCTATCTCACCACCGCCTCCCAAGAAATTTTTGGGCATCTCTTGGTGTTCCTCTCCCCTCATGCTTTTAGCTTCCTTGTGGGAAAGTATTTTCCTTGGATTGCCTGACTGCGTTCTCGTAGCGTCACATCGGGTGAGTTGGCCAACTGGTTCAGCAAGACTTCGATTTGTCTCAGGGCTAAGGGAGAAGGGGTCGCATGTCCGTTTTCCCAACGATTGATGGTGGGAAAGCTGACTCCGAGGTGAGCGGCAAACTTCTCCTGGGTCAACTTCAAGGTTTGCCGGAGTTCCCGAATCAGTTGACCAATGGCAGGTTGCTCGACCCCTAAATATTCCTGATGAAAAGCCACAGCGCTCAAAGTTTATAAAGTCCTTTGTTTATGAGCTTTGGGTAGTTCTGATCAGAAATCATCCCTCTCACGATGGAAGCTCCTAACTATAGCCAGCTCTCCAGTGACAAATAGAATAATTGTTAGAACCTGGAGGTCAGTGGGATGCAGCTTCGCTAGTTTGAGCTCATTGGCCTCACGCAAGGTATCAAGAGCCTTCCTCAAATCCTGCTGTTCCTCACACCACTGCTGTTCTGTTGGTGAAGCAAAGCCCGCCTCAATCGACTGGGCATAACCGTTGGAGAATCAGCTTCAACTGTTGCCCATCCTCCAGATAAGACACATACTCATTGTCCCCTACCTGGATATCTTGACCTTCGAGGTCTGGCCCATAACGCTCTGCCAGGATGACAATCGGAGCCCGGCTATCGAGAACCGTGTGTTGGCGAATCTGCTGTCCAATGGCGATAGAATGCTCGATCGATTGGTTGTATTGATTGAGCAATATCAGGTCAAAGCGATCGTGTCCTCCCTCCACTCGTTGCAGAGCGTCGGCTTCATCGATTGCTAGGGTGACGTCGTAGCCCCACGTCTGGAGGTTCTGCTTCAGCAAGGGCCGCACCTCATCATCCGGTTCAAAGACAAAAATTCGCGGAGATGGGCGGCTCGTGGATTGATCGTTTTGGACAGAAATCATTGGAATGGTATATGGTCCAGTGAGCTGACGGTTATTTTCTGCCGAGCAAGCGATCGTATTCTGCCTTGGTTCTTTTGAAGCATTCACAAGCAGAAGCTTCTAGTCCACCCTGATTGAGGATTTGGACATCTCTTCGCCGATATTGAATCAGTTTTCGCTCTTGCAGCTTTTGCGCGGTCTGCGTCACCCCGGCGCGCCGTACGCCCAGCATCGTGGCAATAAACTCCTGCGTTAGCGGCAGATGGTCCGAGTCAATTCGCTCTTGGGCTTCCAGGAGCCAACGTGGTAGGCGTTGTTCTAGCGTGTGCAAAGCGTTGCAGGCCGCTGTTTGAGAGACCTGAGCCAGAAACGCCTGGCTATAACGTAGAAGCAAGTCGTGCAGTTCACCATAGCGATTGAACTCCTGTTGCATGACCTGAGCGTCAATCTTCATGGCGCTGCCTGCCCCTTGGACGAGGTACTCGGTCTGAGTGTTTTCGCGATTGCCCATCAAGGTGTTAATGCCCAGCACTTCTCGATTCCCCACAATCCCGACCTCTGAGGTCGCTCCATCTTGCATGGTGATGGTGACCGAGAAGAGGCAGTCAATCGGGAAATAGAGATGAGATAAGGGCTCACCAGGATGGTGAACGGTTTCAGCTAGCGCTAAGGTAACCCGCTTCAGATGAGGCCCCAGGCGATCGAGTACATCCGCCGAGAGCGCAGCCAGTATTTGATTTTTAGCAGTCATAAAAGCCTTAAACAGTTGGCGGGAGAGGCCCTTCGTAGAACACATCTCAGAAGTAAGGTCAAGGTTTTTAGTCACAGGCATTGTCTGCCACCTCTTGAGCCTTTCCGATAATGCCAGCCATCACTGCAATGAATCTGTCAGTGTTTAATGGCTTAAGTCAGTCCCCAAAAAACCAGTTGCTAGTACCCAAATCCGAGCATTCTCTTCAGCGCGTATGGTCAGTGCGATCGCGAGAATTAGGGTACGGTTTGTGGTTTCAAAGGCCTTTACGATTCCTTGAAGGAAAAGAAGAAAGCATCTATTGCCTACTCAACTTAAGATTTATACTAGTTGATCCAGAAACAGAGTTCAGTACAGTTTCGTACCTTAGAAGAAACTCAGGCACACTCAAGGTTGATACTGGATCAACTCTTCTAAGCTCCCTTGATCAAGGCGATCGCACCTTTGAGCTTCCAGTCAATTGGAAGTCAACTCCAAGCTCTCCCCCTGGACAGGTAAAGAAGCCTGACTTTACAAACTGCGGTGCATGAAGAATTCTGGAGTCGTAAACCCAGGCCGACAATTTTGCCAGTAGAGTGACTACTACAACGATTGTTGAGAACGCTGAAAAGTTACATTCTCCAGAGGCTACCCTCATGACCCTGATTCGAGTTGCTCTGATTGAAGATCATGACCTGACTCGGGCAGGGCTCCGAACGATGCTCAGTTTTCAAGCAGGAGTTGAGGTAGTCGGAGAAGCAGCCAACGGACTGGATGGCTTGACCTTACTCCTGGAGACTCCGATCGATGTCGCCCTAGTCGATATTGAGATGCCTGGTCTCAATGGCATTGAGGTAACTCGTCGCTTCAAGCAATGGTGGAGTGAGAATCATCCTGAAGCTGCCCCCCCGAAAGTACTTATGTTGACGATGCAGGAGGATGAAGCCGTAGTCTTAGCCGCTTTTGGAGCCGGGGCAGATTCCTACTGCATGAAAGATGTGAGTACAACTCATCTGCTCGAAGCCGTCAAAAGTACGTATAACGGCAACCACTGGATTGACCCCTCCATTGCCCGCATCATCTTAAAGCACAACAGTCAGAGGCAGGCGAATCAAGAGGCCACTGCTGCTGAGCCTAACTCCAGAGCGATCGCCGTGGACGAGGAGTATACCAGCGCTTTAGCAGCGGCTCCGCTGACGAGTCGAGAGCTCGATGTCATCCGATTGATTGTCGAAGGATGTTCCAATGCTGAGATCGCCGCCCGATGTTACATCACGGTCGGCACGGTTAAAACTCATGTCCGCAACATTCTGAACAAGCTTTGTGCTGAGGACCGCACTCAGGCTGCTGTGAGAGCTTTACGTGGCGGCTTAGTTTCTTAAGCCACCTTGACCTATCAATCACATCCACCACTGATGCAAAGAGGCACTAGGAGATTTGTACTAATTTGATGCAGGTCTGTTAGGCGGAGTCTGATACAAGGTACAGTAAAACCAAGTTTCAAAAGGTAAGCGATCGCCCCGCTAGGTAAAAGTAGGAGCGATCGTTTTTTATAGAACCCGACCTGCATGAGTGCAATTAAGCAGG
The Trichocoleus sp. FACHB-46 genome window above contains:
- a CDS encoding PAS domain S-box protein, yielding MRGEEHQEMPKNFLGGGGEIETFLRSHDWSQTPLGAVETWSDDLKTAVQILLTELDQTKSPEQTQPDAQEQQDNSTVLSQAKQLNAFRVKLAEALRPLTDASEIQAIAARILGEALGASRVIYVEVEPAGEEVIVHCNYTSGVAQLSGRYRLEDYRRNLTADHQVGHTQVVTDIPNDPKYTDVQKTRYREIDIAAHIDVPLIKNNQFVALLAAQQSTPRQWTETEIKLVEETAEQTWAAAERALAEAALRESEAKYRTLFESIDQGFCVIEVLFDGNSQPFDYRFLEINPAFEKQTGLIDAQGKRIRELAPNHEGHWFEIYGNIALTGEPKRFENRAAALNRWYDVYAFRIGHPDERKVAILFNDISGRKRVEDERKQAETALQQSEAQSKNILESITDGFFALDQDWRFTYVNPQAERILDLTPGDLLGKVIWEVYPGTVGTEFERAYRQAASKRVASSLTSFYPDHNCWYEAHAYPAADGITVYFRNVTEQVQAEAALRESEEKTRNILESIEEAFFALDQDWRFTYINRAAEVLLDRTPGDLIGKNFWEEYPGAVGNELAAIYHGAMHDRVPGTVTTFYPDHDCWYYVRTYPAANGIAVYFNNVTAQIQAETALRESEERFRNMADNAPVMVRVTDSTGACTYLSRSWYEFTGQTEETGLGFGWLNAIHPEDCEESKAIFLSANERYEAFRLEYRLRAQDGEYRWAIDAASPWFGVDGQFKGFIGSVIDISDRKQAEAIITTDLENTRLLRDLSTQLITEDNIQVLYDEIMATAITLTRADAGTVQILDKATQELVLLASKGFDQTTTDHFDRVNASSNTSCGLALLRGTRAFIDFDMPECDDPCGALRIHVNAGYRSAQSTPLISRSGRAIGVVSTHWRKHHRPTERELRFLDLLVRQAADLIEQRQTESERRQVLEREQAAREEAERANRIKDEFLAVLSHELRSPLSPILGWTQLLQNGKLNAVRQAEALKTIERNAKLQKQLIEDLLDISGIMQGKLSLTAAPVSLTFVISAAIETVRLAAEAKHIRLQLDLDHTVVPISGDAARLQQVFWNLLSNAVKFTPSGGQITVELRQLNQLAQIRVIDTGKGINPQFLPYLFEYFRQEDGSTTRKFGGLGLGLAIARQIVEMHGGTVRAASQGEGQGATFTVQLPAMGVAAIESEPVQTQIDAGLPLEGIHILLVDDEPDTREVQAFLLEQNGAKVKAVASGLEALLALERSMPDVLVSDIGMAEMNGYMLLQQIRSRPPQYGGMIPAIALTAYAAEVDQQKALQVGFQAHITKPVEPDTLVKAITDLL
- a CDS encoding response regulator transcription factor; translation: MTLIRVALIEDHDLTRAGLRTMLSFQAGVEVVGEAANGLDGLTLLLETPIDVALVDIEMPGLNGIEVTRRFKQWWSENHPEAAPPKVLMLTMQEDEAVVLAAFGAGADSYCMKDVSTTHLLEAVKSTYNGNHWIDPSIARIILKHNSQRQANQEATAAEPNSRAIAVDEEYTSALAAAPLTSRELDVIRLIVEGCSNAEIAARCYITVGTVKTHVRNILNKLCAEDRTQAAVRALRGGLVS
- a CDS encoding Crp/Fnr family transcriptional regulator, with protein sequence MPVTKNLDLTSEMCSTKGLSRQLFKAFMTAKNQILAALSADVLDRLGPHLKRVTLALAETVHHPGEPLSHLYFPIDCLFSVTITMQDGATSEVGIVGNREVLGINTLMGNRENTQTEYLVQGAGSAMKIDAQVMQQEFNRYGELHDLLLRYSQAFLAQVSQTAACNALHTLEQRLPRWLLEAQERIDSDHLPLTQEFIATMLGVRRAGVTQTAQKLQERKLIQYRRRDVQILNQGGLEASACECFKRTKAEYDRLLGRK
- a CDS encoding helix-turn-helix domain-containing protein is translated as MAFHQEYLGVEQPAIGQLIRELRQTLKLTQEKFAAHLGVSFPTINRWENGHATPSPLALRQIEVLLNQLANSPDVTLRERSQAIQGKYFPTRKLKA